One stretch of Paraburkholderia fungorum DNA includes these proteins:
- a CDS encoding N-acetylmuramoyl-L-alanine amidase: MSRKMLIKPFRSIESAATATHNWRRRQILRAGASTLVLGLVAPRLALASSVLGVRVWPARDYTRVTIESDQPLQNTQQLLQAPDRLVVDLSGLDLDQALKDLVSKITPNDPQISAVRVGQNQPHVVRMVFDLKGSVKPQVFTLPPVGAYKYRLVFDLYPAVAPDPLMDLLAQTEHKQQTFNEENGVPPATLSGPGTTPPAADNSEAFFERYAQNGNGGANSGSAPAPGVPRPPVHVAPTPSAPIIAGKPAVPLSPPAAIARNKGSSKPNNLGGDNDDSSDDTYAFSTPKSGKSNTVRLLTVAIDPGHGGEDPGAIGGGGTYEKHVALDIAKKLRAKIDAQPNMRSMMTRDADFFVPLNVRVQKARRVGADLFVSIHADAFTTPEAKGSSVFALSDHGASSAAARWMANKENSSDQIGGINIKSADATVNRALFDMSTTAQIRDSMRYGNFVLKEIGGINKLHKGSVEQAGFAVLKAPDIPSILVETAFISNPDEERRLNDDAYRDKMADAIMNGIKRYFAANPPLAKNRMT; encoded by the coding sequence ATGTCTCGAAAGATGTTGATCAAACCGTTCCGCTCGATCGAATCCGCGGCTACCGCCACGCATAACTGGCGGCGTCGGCAGATTCTGCGGGCGGGAGCGTCCACGCTCGTACTCGGACTCGTCGCGCCGCGTCTGGCCCTGGCCAGCTCGGTGCTCGGCGTGCGGGTCTGGCCCGCGCGCGACTACACCCGGGTGACGATCGAATCCGATCAGCCGCTGCAAAACACGCAGCAGCTCTTGCAGGCGCCCGACCGTCTGGTGGTCGATCTGAGCGGCCTCGATCTGGATCAGGCGCTGAAGGACCTGGTATCGAAGATCACGCCGAACGATCCGCAGATTTCGGCGGTGCGGGTGGGACAGAATCAGCCGCACGTGGTGCGCATGGTGTTCGATCTGAAGGGCTCGGTGAAGCCGCAGGTGTTCACGTTGCCGCCGGTCGGCGCGTACAAGTACCGGCTGGTGTTCGACCTGTATCCCGCAGTCGCGCCCGATCCGCTGATGGATCTGCTCGCGCAAACCGAACACAAGCAGCAGACGTTCAACGAAGAGAACGGTGTGCCGCCCGCCACGCTGAGCGGTCCCGGCACGACGCCGCCCGCCGCGGATAACAGCGAGGCTTTCTTCGAGCGTTACGCGCAGAACGGCAACGGCGGCGCTAACAGCGGCTCAGCACCTGCGCCGGGCGTGCCACGTCCACCCGTGCATGTCGCTCCCACGCCTTCGGCACCGATCATTGCCGGCAAGCCGGCTGTTCCGCTGTCGCCGCCTGCCGCGATTGCGCGCAACAAAGGCAGCAGCAAGCCGAACAACCTGGGCGGCGACAACGACGACAGCAGCGACGACACCTACGCGTTCTCCACGCCGAAGTCCGGCAAGAGCAACACGGTGCGCCTGCTGACCGTCGCGATCGATCCGGGTCATGGCGGCGAAGACCCCGGCGCGATTGGCGGCGGCGGAACGTATGAGAAGCACGTCGCGCTCGACATCGCGAAGAAGCTGCGCGCGAAGATCGACGCCCAGCCCAACATGCGCTCGATGATGACCCGCGACGCCGACTTCTTCGTGCCGCTGAACGTGCGCGTGCAGAAAGCGCGGCGCGTCGGCGCGGACCTGTTCGTGTCGATCCACGCCGATGCGTTCACGACGCCCGAGGCGAAAGGGTCGTCGGTGTTCGCGTTGTCGGACCATGGCGCGTCGAGCGCGGCGGCTCGCTGGATGGCGAACAAGGAAAACTCGTCGGATCAGATTGGCGGGATCAACATCAAGTCCGCCGATGCGACCGTCAACCGCGCGCTGTTCGACATGTCGACCACGGCGCAGATTCGCGACTCGATGCGCTACGGCAACTTTGTGCTGAAGGAAATCGGCGGCATCAACAAGCTGCACAAGGGCTCGGTCGAGCAGGCGGGATTCGCGGTGCTGAAGGCGCCGGACATTCCGTCGATCCTCGTGGAAACCGCGTTCATCAGCAACCCGGACGAGGAGCGACGCCTGAACGACGACGCCTATCGCGACAAGATGGCCGACGCGATCATGAACGGCATCAAGCGTTATTTCGCGGCAAATCCGCCGCTGGCGAAAAACCGGATGACTTGA
- a CDS encoding EamA family transporter: MSPRDLLLALIVVIAWGVNFVVIKVGLHGVPPMLLGALRFTLAAVPAVFFVKKPNLPWRWLFAYGATISFGQFAFLFSAMYVGMPAGLASLVLQAQAFFTLIFAAIFLHERFRLPNLVGLLIAAAGLAVIGLQGGHAMTAAGFALTLCAACSWALGNIVTKKVGKVDLVGLVVWGSLIPPLPFFAASYAFEGPQRIAAALSGISAMSIFAIVYLAFIATLIGYGLWSRLLSRYPASQVAPFSLLVPIVGLASASLLLGEQLSMAQVGGALLVMAGLAVNVFGGWVVQRLTPAR, translated from the coding sequence ATGTCGCCCAGGGATCTGCTGCTCGCGCTGATCGTCGTGATCGCGTGGGGCGTCAATTTCGTCGTGATCAAGGTGGGTCTGCATGGCGTGCCGCCGATGCTGCTCGGCGCGCTGCGCTTTACGCTCGCCGCTGTGCCCGCGGTGTTTTTCGTGAAGAAGCCGAATCTGCCATGGCGCTGGTTGTTCGCGTACGGCGCGACGATTTCGTTTGGCCAGTTCGCGTTCCTGTTTTCGGCGATGTACGTCGGCATGCCGGCGGGGCTTGCTTCGCTGGTGTTGCAGGCGCAGGCGTTTTTCACGCTGATTTTCGCGGCGATCTTCCTGCACGAGCGCTTCCGTTTGCCGAACCTCGTGGGTCTGCTGATCGCGGCAGCCGGTCTCGCTGTAATCGGTTTGCAAGGCGGTCACGCGATGACCGCCGCAGGCTTTGCGCTGACCTTGTGCGCGGCGTGTTCGTGGGCACTCGGCAACATCGTCACGAAGAAGGTCGGCAAGGTCGATCTCGTCGGACTGGTGGTGTGGGGGAGTCTGATTCCGCCGCTGCCGTTTTTCGCGGCGTCGTATGCGTTCGAGGGGCCGCAGCGGATCGCCGCCGCTTTGTCCGGCATCAGCGCGATGTCGATATTCGCGATCGTCTATCTGGCGTTTATCGCGACGCTGATCGGCTATGGATTGTGGAGCCGTCTGTTGTCGCGCTATCCGGCGAGCCAGGTCGCGCCGTTTTCGCTGCTGGTGCCGATTGTCGGGCTGGCGTCGGCGTCGTTGCTGCTGGGTGAGCAATTGTCGATGGCGCAGGTCGGCGGTGCGTTGCTGGTGATGGCGGGGCTGGCGGTGAACGTGTTCGGCGGATGGGTCGTGCAGAGGCTGACACCGGCACGCTGA
- a CDS encoding pirin family protein, translating into MSSSIKAVLKPHLRDVGSLTVRRVLPAMAARLIGPFIFFDHMGPATLEPGVGLDVRPHPHIGLATVTYLFEGSIMHRDSLGSEQKIVPGDVNWMTAGRGIVHSERTPAEDRASGLTMHGIQTWVALPLDDEEVEPSFAHHAAHTLPVVERNGVTLRVIAGTAFGVESPVTTFSGTLYVAAEFAPGGAFALEPEHEERGVYLVDGDLEIDGTPLEVGQMAVLALDETVTLASTNGARAMLLGGEKLDGERFIEWNFVASSREKIEAAKLAWTHQEMGQVPGETEWIPLPERK; encoded by the coding sequence ATGTCCTCCTCGATCAAAGCCGTCCTCAAACCGCATCTGCGCGACGTCGGCAGCCTGACCGTGCGGCGCGTGCTGCCCGCCATGGCCGCGCGTCTGATCGGCCCCTTCATCTTCTTCGACCACATGGGCCCCGCCACCCTCGAACCCGGCGTCGGACTCGACGTGCGGCCGCATCCGCATATCGGCCTCGCGACCGTCACGTATCTGTTCGAAGGCTCGATCATGCATCGCGACAGCCTCGGCTCGGAGCAGAAAATCGTCCCCGGCGACGTCAACTGGATGACGGCCGGACGCGGCATCGTCCATTCGGAACGCACGCCCGCCGAAGATCGCGCGAGCGGGCTGACCATGCACGGCATCCAGACCTGGGTCGCGCTGCCGCTCGACGACGAAGAAGTCGAGCCGTCGTTCGCGCATCACGCTGCCCACACGTTGCCGGTGGTCGAGCGCAACGGCGTCACGCTGCGCGTGATCGCGGGCACGGCGTTCGGCGTGGAGTCGCCGGTCACGACGTTCTCCGGCACGCTGTACGTCGCCGCCGAATTCGCGCCGGGCGGTGCATTCGCGCTCGAACCGGAACACGAGGAACGCGGCGTCTATCTGGTGGACGGCGATCTGGAAATCGACGGCACGCCGCTCGAAGTCGGCCAGATGGCCGTGCTCGCGCTCGACGAAACCGTCACGCTGGCAAGCACGAACGGCGCGCGCGCGATGCTGCTCGGCGGTGAAAAACTGGACGGCGAGCGCTTTATCGAGTGGAATTTCGTCGCGAGTTCACGCGAGAAAATCGAAGCCGCGAAGCTCGCGTGGACCCACCAGGAAATGGGCCAGGTGCCGGGCGAAACCGAATGGATTCCGTTGCCGGAGCGTAAATAA
- the trxA gene encoding thioredoxin, whose translation MDTTLATFEQDVIAASTLAPVLVDFWAPWCGPCKNLGPMLEKLEAEAAGKWKLVKVNVDENQELAAHFQVRSIPHVMAFADGRPVDQFVGVLPEGQLREFIERLVPQGADAARLEAQTALAEGRRDDAYDALQAALAYDPGFDEARLDRIELLLEDNRVDEVRNEVDLLSPKTTQGIDARFNAIKTRLDALDAAADLPPTDALEARVAAAPDDLEARFDLASALIARLKYSEALEHLLAIVQRDRTFRDDIGRKTMLSVFDLAAHQPELVSQWRRKLSASLY comes from the coding sequence ATGGACACCACTCTGGCCACTTTTGAACAGGACGTCATCGCGGCGTCGACACTGGCCCCCGTGCTGGTCGATTTCTGGGCGCCGTGGTGCGGCCCGTGCAAAAACCTGGGCCCGATGCTCGAAAAGCTCGAGGCCGAAGCCGCCGGCAAATGGAAGCTGGTGAAAGTGAACGTGGACGAAAATCAGGAACTGGCCGCGCACTTCCAGGTACGCAGCATTCCGCACGTGATGGCGTTTGCCGACGGCCGCCCGGTCGACCAGTTTGTCGGCGTGCTGCCGGAAGGCCAGTTGCGCGAATTCATCGAGCGGCTCGTGCCGCAAGGTGCAGATGCCGCGCGCCTCGAAGCGCAGACCGCATTGGCCGAAGGCCGTCGCGACGATGCGTACGACGCGCTGCAAGCCGCCCTCGCCTACGACCCGGGCTTCGACGAAGCGCGCCTGGATCGCATCGAACTGCTGCTCGAAGACAATCGTGTCGACGAAGTCCGCAACGAAGTCGATCTGCTGTCGCCGAAAACGACGCAGGGTATCGACGCACGTTTCAACGCGATCAAAACGCGCCTCGACGCGCTGGATGCCGCCGCCGACCTGCCGCCCACGGACGCGCTCGAAGCCAGAGTCGCCGCCGCGCCCGACGATCTCGAAGCCCGCTTCGATCTTGCCAGCGCGCTGATCGCCCGACTCAAGTATTCGGAAGCACTCGAACATCTGCTGGCAATCGTGCAACGCGACCGCACGTTCCGCGACGATATCGGCCGCAAGACGATGTTGTCCGTGTTCGATCTGGCCGCGCATCAGCCGGAACTGGTGTCGCAATGGCGGCGCAAGTTGAGCGCATCGCTGTATTGA